The stretch of DNA TTATATGCTATCATTAATATGTACTATTAAAGGTGGTGTTATAAATATGTCCATGTTTAATATTACCGAAATAAGACAAAACGCAAGTAAAATCATTGCCCATGTTTTAAAAACAAAGGAACCGGTAGTTATACTGCAGCGTTCAAAACCAGTCGCATATATCGTTGAGGCTCAAACATATAAGGATATTCAGGAGAAACTCAAGAAAGCCGAACATTATG from Desulfoscipio gibsoniae DSM 7213 encodes:
- a CDS encoding type II toxin-antitoxin system Phd/YefM family antitoxin; this encodes MSMFNITEIRQNASKIIAHVLKTKEPVVILQRSKPVAYIVEAQTYKDIQEKLKKAEHYEKVITTRNSLQRLARLRSEMKKQPDSTPLIRRLREGDARRDE